The following coding sequences are from one Triticum aestivum cultivar Chinese Spring chromosome 5A, IWGSC CS RefSeq v2.1, whole genome shotgun sequence window:
- the LOC123102173 gene encoding guanosine nucleotide diphosphate dissociation inhibitor 2 has product MDEEYDVIVLGTGLKECILSGLLSVDRLKVLHMDRNDYYGGDSTSLNLNQLWKRFKGDETPPASIGASRDYNVDMVPKFMMANGALVRVLIHTGVTKYLSFKAVDGSYVFNKGKIHKVPSTDMEALKSPLMGLFEKRRAGKFFLYVQDYKENDPSTHKGLDLTKMTSKQLISKYGLDDNTIDFIGHAVALHKDDIYLSEPAIEIVKRMKLYAESVARFQGGSPYIYPLYGLGELPQGFARLSAVYGGTYMLNKPECKVEFDDEGKVRGVTSEGETAKGKKVVCDPSYVPEKVKKVGKVFRAIAIMSHPIPNTAESHSVQIIIPQKQLGRRSDMYVFCCSYSHNVASKGKFIAFVSAQAESDNPEAELKPGIDLLGPVDELFFDTYDRYEPTNDPSSDNCFISTSYDATTHFESTVMDVLSLYTKITGKTVDLSVDLSAASAPEDD; this is encoded by the exons ATGGATGAGGAGTACGACGTGATCGTGCTGGGGACGGGGCTCAAGGAGTGCATCCTCAGCGGCCTCCTCTCCGTCGACCGCCTCAAG GTGCTTCACATGGACAGGAATGACTATTATGGTGGAGACTCCACATCGCTCAATCTCAACCAG CTATGGAAGAGGTTCAAGGGCGACGAGACACCCCCTGCAAGTATAGGAGCCAGCAGAGACTACAATGTAGACATGGTTCCAAAG TTTATGATGGCAAATGGTGCTTTGGTCCGTGTACTCATTCATACTGGTGTTACCAAGTATTTATCCTTTAAAGCTGTGGATGGAAGCTACGTTTTCAACAAGGGAAAG ATCCACAAAGTTCCCTCAACTGATATGGAAGCTCTCAAGTCTCCATTGATGGGATTGTTTGAGAAGCGAAGAGCAGGGAAATTCTTCCTTTATGTTCAAGATTACAAGGAAAATGACCCAAGTACTCACAAGGGGCTGGACCTTACAAAGATGACCAGTAAACAACTTATCTC AAAATACGGTTTGGATGATAATACAATAGACTTCATTGGTCACGCGGTCGCTCTTCATAAGGACGATATTTATCTTTCAGAACCTGCAATTGAAATTGTGAAGCGGATGAAG CTTTATGCAGAATCAGTGGCTCGTTTTCAAGGAGGCTCGCCATATATTTATCCTCTTTATGGTTTAGGGGAGCTGCCACAG GGGTTCGCACGGCTTAGTGCTGTATATGGTGGGACATACATGTTGAATAAGCCAGAgtgcaag GTCGAATTTGATGATGAAGGGAAAGTTCGTGGAGTTACATCTGAAGGGGAGACAGCAAAAGGCAAGAAAGTTGTTTGTGATCCGTCTTACGTACCTGAGAAG GTTAAAAAGGTTGGAAAGGTTTTTCGTGCAATTGCTATCATGAGCCACCCGATCCCAAATACTGCTGAATCTCACTCAGTACAGATCATAATACCACAAAAGCAACTTGGCCGCAGATCAGACAT GTATGTTTTCTGCTGTTCCTACTCTCACAATGTTGCGTCGAAGGGAAAATTCATAGCGTTTGTGTCAGCACAAGCAGAGAGTGACAATCCAGAGGCAGAACTGAAGCCAGGAATCGATCTTCTTGGGCCAGTTGACGAGTTGTTTTTCGACACATACGACAGATATGAACCTACTAATGACCCTTCTTCGGACAATTGTTTTATATCAACG AGTTATGATGCCACAACACACTTTGAGTCTACCGTGATGGATGTTCTTTCGCTGTATACAAAGATCACCGGAAAG ACGGTTGATCTCAGTGTGGATCTAAGCGCTGCAAGTGCCCCCGAAGATGATTGA